A window of the Camelus ferus isolate YT-003-E chromosome 22, BCGSAC_Cfer_1.0, whole genome shotgun sequence genome harbors these coding sequences:
- the LOC102523065 gene encoding CDGSH iron-sulfur domain-containing protein 1-like, whose product MKAVQSNGAVSMTSSVRAEWIAVVTTAAGAAAIGYLAYERVYVKDHRSKSMVNPHIQKDNPKLVHAFDMEDLADKTVCRHCWRSQEFPFCDGAHTKHSEETGDNVGPLVIKKKTLKQTLLMLQTNLS is encoded by the coding sequence CAACGGCGCCGTGAGTATGACCTCCAGCGTACGAGCTGAATGGATCGCCGTAGTTACCACTGCTGCTGGGGCAGCTGCCATTGGTTATCTAGCTTACGAAAGAGTTTATGTCAAAGATCATCGCAGCAAGTCCATGGTAAACCCTCACATCCAAAAAGACAACCCCAAGTTAGTACACGCATTTGACATGGAGGATTTGGCAGATAAAACTGTGTGCCGCCATTGCTGGAGGTCCCAAGAGTTCCCATTCTGTGATGGAGCTCACACAAAACACAGTGAAGAAACTGGCGACAACGTGGGACCTCTGGTCATTAAGAAAAAGACACTTAAACAGACACTTCTGATGCTGCAAACCAACTTGTCGTGA